The Phycisphaeraceae bacterium genome contains the following window.
CCCCACGCTCACATACTCCGGCAAAGCCTCAAGAATCTCCTCAATCTGAAACGCCAGAGCTTCCTGAAGCCCAATCACATCGGCCTCGAGCGCCCGCAGGGTCGCAATGCACAATTCGCGGCGATACCTCCAGTGGTGTGCCCCATCCTCGGCCGAACCAAATCGAATGTTGAACGTCGCCATCGCCACCGCAGCTTCGTCCGATTGCACGCGCTGGGTCTCATTCTCACTCGCTCCCCAGGGTGCCAAATACGCTGCCACCGCAACAAGCACAACAACGATCAGTGGTTTCATGTGCAGACTCCGCAGCTCGCATCACACGCTATCGGCGCACAAACCCGACCGCTGCCCCCGCAAATCCCGCAGCCGTCGATGGCAGCACGCCCGTGACAAAGTTCACAAATCCCTTCGTCTGTTCGCCGAGCCATGCCGACAGTGTATCAAAACCGCCACTGATGCGTTGCCAATCCACAGTGATGACTCCGAAGTACTGCAGCGCAAACAACCCAAGGATAATCGCGCCCGCGACGATCAGTGTGATCTTGACAAACGCACGCAACAAGTACCCAATCGCAAATCCTGCGAAGAAACCAAAACCGAGTTTGAAGACGGCTCCGCCATAGCGGTCGATGAATCGGTCGGCTGCATTCGTGGCGTCTGCACTTGCACCCGGATCATCGCCCGTGTCCCCCTCGCCCCGCGGTGCAAATCCCGAAGCAAACGGAGAATAGTCGCTCGCTGCCCCATTCGATGTGGCTGCGCGAGGTGCGGGCTCGGGTGTTGTCAACGCCGCAAACGCCATCAGCCCCGCCCCGGCGAGCGTGACCACCAGCGCCACCGCCGCAACCACAATCTGCCATCGCCGCAGCCGCCTCTTCGCACCGCTTCGGCCCGCGTGTGGCACCCCAGCGTCCGGCTGGGCTTGCTCGCGTTCGATCTTCCGGTTGCTCATGGCCCGATCCTCCCGCCGCATGCGGCGAATAGACTTCCTGCGTCGCGCTCGTAGCTCAGCAGGATAGAGCGGCGGTTTCCTAAACCGCAGGTCGGAGGTTCGAGTCCTCCCGGGCGCGCTTGAGCCTCATTCCGCTCGCGCATTCCTTTTAGTGCCCCAGCGGGAACCGCTGACACAGATTCTCAACCTCGCTGCGCACAACTTGCGATTCTCGCGCCAGTGTGCTTTCTCCCGCCAGACCCGCCGCAAGCACACGATCAATCCAGGTCGCAACCTGGATCATCTCGGGCTCGCGCAGCCCGCGCGTGGTCGCTGCCGGCGAACCCAACCGCAGGCCGCTCGTGATCATCGGCGAGCGTGCATCGTCGGGAATGCCATTCTTATTTGTGATAATGCCTGCGCGTTCGAGCCAGGCCTCGGCGTCCTTGCCTGTGAGGTTCGCGTCGCGCGCGGTGAGATCGACGAGCATGAGATGGTTGTCGGTCCCGCCGCTGGTGATGCGATACCCGAGTCCGGCCAGCGCGGCCGCGAGTGCCTTGGCATTCCCAACGACCTGGCGTTGATACGCCGCGAACTCCGGCCGAAGCGCCTCACCGAACGCCACGGCTTTGGCACCGATGATGTGCATCAGAGGCCCTCCCTGTACACCAGGGAAGAGAGCCTTGTTGATCTTCTTGCTCAGTTCTTCGTCATCGCACAGGATCAGCCCGCCGCGCGGCCCGCGAAGAGTCTTGTGCGTCGTCGTGGTCACGACGTGCGCGTGTGGGAAGGGGCTCGGGTGCACGCCGGCCGCAACAAGCCCCGCGATATGCGCGATGTCGGCCATGAGAAAAGCACCAACTTCGTCGGCGATCGCGCGAAAGCGAGCAAAGTCGATCGTGCGCGGATAGGCCGAGTAGCCGCACATCAGCACCTTTGGCTTGTGTTCCAGACACACGGCCCGCACCGCGTCGTAGTCGATGCGCTCATGCTCGGGGTGCGACTTGTCATAATGCAGCGGATAGAACACAGGCTTGTAGAACGTCCCCGAAAAGTTGATCTTCATGCCGTGCGACAAGTGCCCGCCATCCTTGAGGATCAGACTGGCGAACGTGTCGCCCGGTTCCATCAGGGCCATGAACGCAGCGGTGTTCGCCTGCGCGCCCGAGTGCGGCTGAACATTGGCAAACTGACACCCGAACAACTGACACGCTCGCTCGCGGGCAAGGTTCTCGATACGGTCGTGGTGCTCGCACCCGCCGTAGTAACGCCGCCCGGGATAGCCCTCAGCGTACTTATTGGTCAGACACGTCCCCATCGCGTGCATGACAGCCCGCGAGACATGGTTCTCGCTGGCGATCAGCTCAATCGTCGTCTCCTGCCGATGGGCCTCGGCCGCAATAATGGCAGCGGCGTCGGGGTCGGTCTCGCGCAGCAGTGTTAGAACGGCTTCGGCAATCTGATCTTGGGTCGCGACATGCATGTCGGATCGTATGGGCCGACACCCCGCTCAGTCCGCGCCTCGCTGAACCCGACCAGGAGATCAGTTGCGACGAGCGCGGGCGTCGTCACGCAGCTCCGTACAGCACGTCAGAATCAGCCTGCCATTTCGAGGCTCGATGTTCAAAAGCCGCACCTGCCGCCCATCGTCAAGCCGAATGACCGGATCGAGCGAGATGGGTTCGAGACCCTGAAACACACGCAGCAAAGCTCGGCCCTGGTCTTCCAGCGACGCCGGAATGTATTGATCCGCGTTCGCCTGCGCGTGCGACAGCACCGCTCCGCGCGGAATCGGCAGCGTCCCAA
Protein-coding sequences here:
- a CDS encoding serine hydroxymethyltransferase; translation: MHVATQDQIAEAVLTLLRETDPDAAAIIAAEAHRQETTIELIASENHVSRAVMHAMGTCLTNKYAEGYPGRRYYGGCEHHDRIENLARERACQLFGCQFANVQPHSGAQANTAAFMALMEPGDTFASLILKDGGHLSHGMKINFSGTFYKPVFYPLHYDKSHPEHERIDYDAVRAVCLEHKPKVLMCGYSAYPRTIDFARFRAIADEVGAFLMADIAHIAGLVAAGVHPSPFPHAHVVTTTTHKTLRGPRGGLILCDDEELSKKINKALFPGVQGGPLMHIIGAKAVAFGEALRPEFAAYQRQVVGNAKALAAALAGLGYRITSGGTDNHLMLVDLTARDANLTGKDAEAWLERAGIITNKNGIPDDARSPMITSGLRLGSPAATTRGLREPEMIQVATWIDRVLAAGLAGESTLARESQVVRSEVENLCQRFPLGH